The Prunus persica cultivar Lovell chromosome G8, Prunus_persica_NCBIv2, whole genome shotgun sequence genome includes a region encoding these proteins:
- the LOC18767636 gene encoding somatic embryogenesis receptor kinase 2: MESKVGNSLCLWLILVAHPLWMTMVLANMEGDALHSLRTNLEDPNNVLQSWDPTLVNPCTWFHVTCNNENSVIRVDLGNALLSGQLVPQLGLLKNLQYLELYSNNISGPIPSELGNLTSLVSLDLYLNSFAGLIPDTLGKLSKLRFLRLNNNSLVGPIPMSLTNISSLQVLDLSNNHLSGEVPDNGSFSLFTPISFANNLNLCGPVTGRPCPGSPPFSPPPPFVPPPPISTPGGNSATGAIAGGVAAGAALLFAAPAIAFAWWRRRKPQEFFFDVPAEEDPEVHLGQLKRFSLRELQVATDSFSNKNILGRGGFGKVYKGRLADGSLVAVKRLKEERTPGGELQFQTEVEMISMAVHRNLLRLRGFCMTPTERLLVYPYMANGSVASCLRERPPSQPPLDWPTRKRIALGSARGLSYLHDHCDPKIIHRDVKAANILLDEEFEAVVGDFGLAKLMDYKDTHVTTAVRGTIGHIAPEYLSTGKSSEKTDVFGYGIMLLELITGQRAFDLARLANDDDVMLLDWVKGLLKEKKLEMLVDPDLQNNYVEAEVEQLIQVALLCTQGSPMDRPKMSEVVRMLEGDGLAERWDEWQKVEVLRQEVELAPHPNSDWIVDSTENLHAVELSGPR, encoded by the exons GTGATGCTTTGCATAGTCTAAGGACCAATTTGGAGGACCCTAACAATGTCCTGCAAAGTTGGGATCCTACCCTTGTCAACCCTTGTACATGGTTTCATGTCACATGCAACAATGAAAATAGCGTCATAAGAGT TGACCTTGGAAATGCACTCTTGTCGGGTCAACTTGTTCCACAGCTCGGCCTTCTTAAGAATTTACAATATTT GGAACTCTACAGTAATAACATAAGTGGACCAATTCCTAGTGAACTGGGGAACCTAACCAGCTTGGTGAGCTTGGATCTTTATTTGAATAGTTTTGCGGGTCTAATCCCAGACACCTTGGGCAAGCTGTCAAAACTGCGATTCCT CCGACTTAACAACAACAGCTTGGTGGGTCCGATCCCTATGTCATTGACTAATATCTCCTCACTTCAAGTACT GGATCTGTCAAATAATCACCTCTCTGGAGAAGTTCCGGACAATGGCTCCTTCTCTTTATTCACTCCCATAAG TTTTGCTAACAACTTGAATCTATGTGGCCCAGTAACTGGTCGCCCCTGCCCAGGATCTCCTCCATTTTCACCTCCCCCACCTTTTGTCCCACCACCCCCCATTTCAACACCAG GAGGGAATAGTGCCACTGGGGCTATCGCTGGTGGAGTTGCTGCTGGTGCTGCTTTACTATTTGCTGCCCCTGCAATTGCATTTGCATGGTGGCGACGGAGAAAGCCGCAAGaatttttctttgatgtaCCTG CTGAGGAGGATCCTGAAGTACATCTTGGGCAGCTTAAGAGGTTTTCTTTGCGAGAATTACAAGTTGCAACAGATAGTTTTAGCAACAAAAACATTCTGGGGAGAGGTGGGTTTGGTAAGGTCTATAAAGGGCGACTAGCAGATGGTTCACTGGTCGCTGTGAAAAGACTGAAAGAAGAGCGCACCCCTGGTGGGGAGTTGCAGTTTCAAACAGAAGTAGAGATGATCAGCATGGCCGTGCATCGAAATCTTCTTCGGTTACGTGGGTTCTGTATGACACCAACTGAGCGATTACTTGTTTATCCTTATATGGCTAATGGCAGTGTTGCCTCATGTTTAAGAG aaCGCCCACCATCCCAACCACCTCTTGATTGGCCAACTCGGAAGCGAATTGCATTGGGATCTGCAAGGGGTCTTTCTTATTTGCACGATCATTGTGACCCGAAGATTATCCACCGTGATGTGAAAGCTGCAAACATTTTGCTGGATGAGGAGTTTGAGGCTGTGGTTGGAGACTTTGGGTTGGCTAAACTTATGGACTACAAAGACACCCACGTCACTACTGCCGTACGTGGCACAATTGGTCATATAGCTCCAGAGTACCTGTCTACTGGGAAGTCTTCTGAGAAAACTGATGTTTTCGGTTACGGCATTATGCTTCTGGAGCTTATTACTGGTCAGAGGGCTTTTGATCTTGCTCGGCTTgccaatgatgatgatgtcatGTTGCTTGATTGG GTGAAAGGACTACTCAAAGAGAAAAAGCTAGAAATGCTGGTTGATCCTGATCTCCAGAACAATTATGTAGAAGCTGAGGTAGAGCAGCTAATTCAAGTTGCACTGCTCTGCACACAAGGTTCTCCAATGGACCGGCCTAAGATGTCAGAAGTGGTGAGAATGCTAGAAGGTGATGGCTTAGCAGAGCGATGGGATGAGTGGCAAAAGGTCGAAGTACTCCGCCAGGAAGTGGAGTTAgctcctcacccaaattctgATTGGATTGTTGACTCAACAGAAAATTTGCATGCAGTTGAATTATCTGGTCCAAGGTGA